Sequence from the Desulfovibrio intestinalis genome:
TCCGCGCTGCTGACACATAAGGAGGCTAATATGAACCCACTGGCATGGATACCTGTTGCCATTGCTGTGTTGCAGGTCATCAAGGAAAATTGGGATGATTAACCGACAAAATAATTGATTGCAGGAGGCGGGAATTATCCCGCCTCCTGCAGTTACGCAACTGAAAAGGAGCAAATCATGAGTAGTAAATGGACGTTTATAGGTGGCATACTGGCCGGAATCGCGGGGGTATTCACTGCGGCGGCGGTATCGATGGAACTGGAAAGCCGCAAAAGCGGCAGCCACCCTGCAATGGATGAAGCTGTGGGTGAACCGGAAAGGTTGGCCTTGCCTGAAAGTGAAGGCAGGTAGAGAACTACTGGCTGGTTGCAGGGCGGGAGTTTTTGGGGATCCCGCCCTGTTTGCATGGACAGATATTATACGGTGCTGTTATCTTTCCATTGGGTTGGGACCAAAGGGGCACGGACGAGCAACTAGCGGCTCTGGGCTATCATGCTTTCATCAAGCTCTATGTTCACTTTGAGTTTGCACACACGCCGGCAGACCAGACGCCACGGCTTGAAGCCAAAAAGACCAGGCCTGTAAGTAAGAAAGTAACGAAGGCCCGCGTTTAACCCGGCAGCCAGTCTACCCAACTCGGCCACAACCATGCAGGGCGCTGGCTAGGGCATCGTCCTTGGAACCCAGATTGACTAAAAACCAAAAGGTAGCCACTGTTGTTTTTAGGAGGTGGAGTTATGCAGACACAAGCCCCATTAAAGGCATTATCAACCAGCATAAAAATACCCGGCGAACTGCGTGAACGCTTGCAGCGCCTTGCGGAATCCCGCCAACGCACGCCCCACGCGCTCATGATTCAGGCAATAGAAAATTTTGTGAGCCGTGAAGAAAAACGGGAAGCATGGCGGCAAGAAGGCATAGCCGCTTGGGAAGAATATCAACGGACAGGCCTACATCTGACGAATGCCGAGGCTAAGGAATGGCTCTCGCAACTTGCAGCGGGTGACAACGTGGAGCCGCCCAAATGTCACATATAGTCGTCTGGTCGCCGAGGTCTCTTGAATGTGTTCAGCGCCTTTATAGTTTTCTTGCTGAAAAAGACATTGATGCAGCGAAAACGGCGGCAGCGCTTATTTTGAAACAGGCTGAACTTTTGGAGCAGTTCCCACAAGCCGGACGTCCGGCTGAGGATTTGGAGCCTGAACACCGGGAATTGCTCATTCCGTTTGGCGGGGCTGGATATGTCCTTTTGTACCACTACGCCGAAAACGGGGAAGCCGTTACTGTTCTGGCAATCAGACACCAGAAGGAAGTAGGGTGTTGATTACCTGTAAAAGGAAAGGTTCACCAGACGATGCGGGCAGAAGCGAGGTTAACCAGGCCTCGCTTTTTTCTCATGAGGCCATGAGTCAAGCAAAACCTTTCCCCTCTTTGCTTTGCTCTTTTTGGGGAGCACTTCTCTTGCATTACCACCTGCGGGGGAAACAAACAGAAATAGACCGCTCCTATCAAAAAGCTTGACACAGAGTCACCTAAGTGATGTCAAGCTAGGGGGTCAAAGTGCGGGGTCATAGACAAATTTTCTAAAAAATATTATCAATGATTACAGGCTGTTTTTAACGCGATGGTGTCGCGGTGCCTATTCTCCCCTTCGGCACCATAAGAAGATAGGGGATTACAACAGGTTGTTGTAATCCCTTTTTTGTTGGAACATGGTTCGCTTTTTTGTTCTTTTAAGGATCTTGCCGAGAGGGTTTCGCGCGTTTTGCATAATAGCGTGTAGCTGCAATGCTTTGATGTGGCACAGATTTTTTGAAATCCGCGCCTCACCAGTTATGTTGGCTCTATTTGTTCTGCCGGATATTTTAAAATATCAAAAATTCAGGTGCATAAAAGAAAGTGCCGTTGTTCTGCCATCAGCGCCTGCGGTGTCTGTGCCGCCACGAGGGCGGCCAAGCCGCAGCATTTTTGTCGCTCACAAGTCCATCGTTGTTGTAGCGCTGCTTGTTGCCTGCCTGGAACAGCGTTGCCGCGAATCGACGATGGCTCTGCTGCCAACTCTGGGCCTGCTGTATCCTGCCTGTCGCCGTAACTACTGTATCCTCCATCACGCCCACGCGGGCGGCGCCATTGTGGCCAGTGTTTGTACAAGTTGGTTTTTGTCCGGCAGTGCAACAAGGCCGAGGCGTAAATGGAATGCATCGCTTTCTTGCAGTGGCTTGAAGACGACGCCGTCCCTTCGTATTGCCGCAAATGAGGCTGGCAACAGCCCCATGCCTTCACCAGCGGCGATGCGGGCCAGCAGCACGTCGTGTTCCGCAGGTTCTTCAAGAAAGCAGGGTATGAAATTTGCCTGCGCAAAGCGGGTTTTTGCATAGTCAAAAAAACCAGGGTTAGCTTCCCGCTTGAACCAGAATAACGGCCTCTCATTAAAGCTTCTAAGAGATGGCGTTTCCGCAGGTGAACCCTTGGCTGCCGGCCATAGGGCAGGCAAGGCGGCGAGCATTGGTTCAGCATAGGGCAATTCCTGCACCAGCAGCCCCGGTGCATCCAGGGGCAGAGCGACAAAGGCGGCGTCAAGTTTTCCCCTGCGCGTGTCACGCGCGAGCCTGGTTGAGGCTTCCCGCTGTATATGAATCCCACCATTGTAGAAGTTCGTTAACCGCTTCTCCAGATCGGTAAAAATCCCCTGCTCAAAGGCGGTTGTGAAACCGATGCGCGCAATTTGCGCGCCGGGCTGGATTTCCTCTCGCAGCCGTTTGTAGGTTGCCTCTTTCATACGCAAAAGCGGTTGGACTATTGCCAGCACCTTGGCCCCTTCGTCCGTAAGGGTGAGCCCTTTGCTGTGCCTGACAAAAAGGGCCACCCCCAGCCGTTCTTCCAGTTGTTTTATCTGGCGGCTCAATGGCGGCTGCGCCATAAACAGCCGTTCGGCAGCGCGTCGCAGGCTGCTTTCCTCCGCAACGACAGAGAAATAATAAAAATGCCGTACATCGATTGCATTCAGGGCTGATTCAGAAATGATCTTTGTCATACCTAAAAGGTATCACAAAAGAAGTATGATGCAAATCGGTCATAGCTGTCTACGTTCATGAGGCGAAAGGGGCGCGGATAACCCGGCCTGCATATCCGGGAAATGTTCGGAATGCGCCGCGCACGACCAGCCGCAACTTCGTGGGAAATTCCTGCTTCAAGGCTCGCTCAAAACCTGCCTTAAAGACCGCCTTAAAGTCTGGCGCAAAGCTTGGCGTAATCTCTGACAAACTTGCTGCTGGCAAGGTACGTATTGCTTGAGCAAAACAGAAAACAGGCCGCGTTTGCTACGGCTCAGAAAACAAATAACGGTGAGGAGACAAAAACAATGACACAGCACAATACAGCAATGCCAGTACGAGAGCTCGGCGACGGGTTCTCCGCATCCGCCATTTCCTTTGGCGCAATGGGCATGTCGGAATTTTACGGTGCTTCGCCCGATGACGAAGCTTGTCTGAAGGTTCTTGATCACACTCTGGAACTGGGCGTCTCCATGCTTGATACTGCCGACATGTATGGGCGTGGTCACAATGAGCGGCTTATCGCCAAATTCATTGCCCGTCATCCACAAGAGTACGCAAGCGGTCGCATACGCATTGCAACGAAGTTCGGCATCGACCGAGACCCTGCGGACTCGTACAAACGCAGCATCAACAACTCTCCAGACTATATCCGCAGCGCCTGCGATGCATCGCTAAAGCGGCTTTGTGTGGAGCGCATAGACTTGTATTACGCCCACAGGATTAATACCGATGTCGATATCGCAGACACAATGGGCGTACTCGCCGACCTGAAGAAGCAGGGCAAGATAGCGCATATAGGCTTATGCGAAGTTTCAGCAGCTACGCTGGAAAAGGCCCATGCCGTGCATCCTGTGGCTGCGTTGCAAAGCGAATATTCCTTGTGGACGCGCGAAATGGAAGGCTCGGTTTTGCCCGCATGCAGTCGGCTGGGCATTGGTTTCGTTGCTTACAGCCCCCTGGGCAGGGGGTTTTTGACAGGAAAATACGCTTCAGTGGAGCAGTTGGAGGCCGGGGATTTCCGGCGGGCCAATCCGCGTTTTCAGGGGGAAAATCTCCGTAACAATGCGAAGCTTTTGCCATCCTTGCAGGCTGTGGCTGAAAAACAGGGCTGCACTTCGGCGCAGATCGCTCTGGCGTGGCTTCTCAGCCGTTATGAGCGCCTTGTGGTCATTCCCGGTACGCGCAGTATTGGTCGACTTGAAGAAAACTGCCGTGCAGTGCAGATTACTCTGCCGCAAGAGGACATTGCATTGCTTGATGCTGCATTTGCGGCGGAAGCAGTACACGGTGAACGCTACCCCCAGGAAGGAATGAAGGGAGCAAATGCCTGAGCTGGCGGTCACTACGAAGCTGGCATGCCGGGATTTGGGCTGAAATGGCTCTAGGTATGGTGTTCCAATAGGCTGTTTACCCGTCCTCCAGCCAGTAAAGCTTGAGGTAGCAGGCAACAGCAAACCGTCTGCTTTGATGTTGCTTTTGTAAAATCAGCGCCACCCGCTATTGGCATGTCCCCTGTTGCGTCGGCGGGGGGAGGCCAATAGCGGGTGTTTTTTGTTTCGCCCGTTGGCGCATGCAACAGGCTAGCGCCGTAATAATATGAGTCTTTTGCCAGCAGCAGACTAAAAGATGGGGTTTGTGTGTCAACGTCAGGCGTCGAGGCAAAGGGCAGGCTTCAGTACAGGTCTGTATATCCAGAGATTCCGGTGCCGCAGCAGATGCAAAGAACAATCGTGATTATTTCGGCTTGTTGTCGTTTTTTTCGCTATCGCGGGCGGGTATGTCCGTTTCTTCCTGTTCGCTGGTGGCCTGCTTGAAGTTTTTTATGGCCTTGCCAAGCCCGCTGCCAATTTCAGGCAGCTTTTCGCGCCAAACAGCACGATCACAACCACCAGCACAACAAGCAAATGTTGTATGCTCAGTGCTCCCATAGTATAAATCCTTGCAGTTAAGGTTGTTATCTTGATGTTTCAACAGGCACTGTTGATTGACGACTACAATACTAGACGCTTGATTGTACAAAGGCAAATTTGCTCAACGTTCGGTGCCGGTGACAGGCAGGCCTCAATCCTCTGCAAGAGGCCCCGCAGATTACAAAATTTAGCTGCCGCCATGGATCATTCAAACTGTTGAACAGGGCAGTTCGCAGACCCCCCAATTTGCTCCCAAGCCTTGTTTGACCTCACGTAAAGCACATACTAATCTTTTACGGCATGTCAATGGCGTGAGCATGGTGGGCGGTCGTTGCCAGGTGCAGAAAATTTCGGAGGGCACATGTCCGGCTATATTGAGTCTTCAATTATCATTCCTGTCTTTAATCAATGGGAGTACACCCGTGCCTGCCTTGAAGCGGTGGCGGCCACTACTGCTGGCAAAGCCTGCGAAGTGATCGTTGTGGACAATGCCTCTTCCGACGCAACGCCGGAGCAATGCCCCCTTCTGGGGGCGCAGCTTTTTGGGGCCATGTTCAGGTATCAGCGCTGCGAAGCCAACCTGAATTTTGGGCCAGCGTCCAACCTGGGGGCAAAAATGGCCCAGGGAACATTTCTCATTTTTCTCAACAACGACACGGTGCCCCTTCCGGGGTGGTACCAGCCGCTTATCGACGATTTTTCGGCCTACCCGGATATTGCCGCCACCGGGCCAGTGCTGCTTTATCCCGAAGACGCGATTTTCGGACATACTGTGCAGCATCTTGGCGTCTTTGTTTCGCCCAATCTCAAGGTTGGGCACCTCTATGAAGGCATAGCCGCTGACTGTGCCCTGGCGAAAAAACGGCGTTTTTTTCAGATCATCACGGCAGCCTGTATGGTGATGCCGCGTTCCATATTTATGGCCGCAGGTATGTTTGACGAACACTACGTCAACGGCGTGGAAGATGTGGACATCTGCGCCCGCCTGTACAGCCAGGGCTACAGAATGACCGTAAACCCCGATTCGCGGGTGGTCCACCACACAAGCCAGACGCCAGGCAGGCACAAGCATGAAACTGAGAATTTTGCCCATCTTGCGCAGCATAGCCTGTCATTGCTTGTGCCCGACTGGCATCTGCATTTGAAAAACGATGGCATGTTTTTGAAGGTAGGGCCGTGGCAGACCCTGCAAGGTGCATTACCCCTACAGCAGTGCCAGCAATTGAACAGAATAGCCGCAGTGTCAGCCCGTAATGAAATCAGGGATCTTCTTGTGCGTTACCCGTTATGGGAGGAAGGCTGGCAGGCCCTGGTTCGCGCGGATTGTGATGTAGATGCAGAGGGTAGCACTGCTGTTCAGCTTGCCATGCTCAAGCTTTTTCCCTCGCCAGAAGGGGCATTGGGGCTGTATCTGCATGCGTGTATGGCAAGAGACAGGGCGGCGGCTTCGTTTGCGTTCAGCAATCTGGTGGGGTTCTGCAAGGAGTTTGAAGAATACGTTACAGCCGCAAAGTCCATGCATCAGTGGTGCGCTGGTATTGGAATGGACGAATTGGCAGACCAGTATACAGCGTGGCTGGAGGACGCGAGCAAATTCAAAGTTGCCAGCTATATGCCGTTCATGAATAAATTCTGGAAGATAGGCCAGCAACTTCCTCTCTCTCCAGGGGCGGCCTGGGCGTATACCCTCTGGCGGCACAGGTCTGAATTGTCCCAGAAGCCATCCGTAACGGCGGCCTCAACGTGTACCTCTTTGGATAAGAACATTGCCTTTTCTGTGCTTATGCCGGTTTACAATCCACAAAAAGAACACCTTGTGGCTGCAATTGAATCTGTGCTGGCGCAGCAGTATCCACACTGGGAGCTTTGCATTGCAGATGATGCCTCCACAGACCCTGTGGTAAAGGCTGTTCTGGACCACTACGTCAGCGTTGATTCCAGAATACGCGTCACCTGTCGGTCGGAAAACGGGCATATAGCTGCTGCCACCAACACGGCCCTTGCTGCGGCACACCATCCGTATGTAGCCCTGCTGGACCAGGACGACCTGCTCGCACCGGAAGCCCTGCGAATTGTGGCTGAAGCCATAGCAACGCACCCAGACGGCCTGCTTTTTTATTCTGATGAAGACAAAGTCAATGATGACGGCTCCGCCTTTTATCCACACTTCAAAAATGGCAAATGGGATTGGGAACTGCTGTATGCGCAGAATTTCGTCAACCATCTCGGCGTATACCGTACAGACCGCATGCGTGATCTTGGCGGATTCAGGGAAGGTTTTCGCGGTGCGCAGGATTTTGACATGCTGCTGCGGTATACGGCGGGCGAGGACGCCGCACGCTTTGTCCATATTCCCCAGGTGCTTTACCACTGGCGCGCGCATGCGGGCAGCACGGCAACTGACGTCAGGGTAAAAAGCGAGGTCGAGGGCAGTGCAATACAGGCGGTTCAGGGGCACATTGAGAGTTTTGTCGCTGGGGCTGTCGTGTCAACGATACCCAATTTGCAGTTTTTGCGGCTCAAGCTTCCCTTGCCGGAACCGCGGCCTCTGGTCAGCCTGATTCTTGATATGGAAGAATCACTCCCCCTTTTGGGAGCGCAGCTTTCCGCCTTGTCAGCCCGAACGGGCTACGGGAAATATGAAATTCTGGCGCTGCATAGCGAAACTGCTTCCAGGCCGTTTCTTGCAAAGGTACAGCGCGTCCTGCCCAAAAACGTTCATCTGTTGGCGCATGCCGCCGGGCTTGCACAGCCGGCACGGTTGCAGATGGGGGCACAACACGCGCAAGGACGGATTTTAGGATTTCTTTCTGGCGGCGTGGTTCCCCTGACGGATGGCTGGCTTGAGGAGTTGGTTTCATGCCTTTGCCGGGACGGGGTAGGGGCTGTGGGCGGAAAATTGTTGAGCGATAGGGGCACTATGCT
This genomic interval carries:
- a CDS encoding CopG family ribbon-helix-helix protein, encoding MQTQAPLKALSTSIKIPGELRERLQRLAESRQRTPHALMIQAIENFVSREEKREAWRQEGIAAWEEYQRTGLHLTNAEAKEWLSQLAAGDNVEPPKCHI
- a CDS encoding type II toxin-antitoxin system RelE/ParE family toxin, with translation MSHIVVWSPRSLECVQRLYSFLAEKDIDAAKTAAALILKQAELLEQFPQAGRPAEDLEPEHRELLIPFGGAGYVLLYHYAENGEAVTVLAIRHQKEVGC
- a CDS encoding LysR family substrate-binding domain-containing protein codes for the protein MKEATYKRLREEIQPGAQIARIGFTTAFEQGIFTDLEKRLTNFYNGGIHIQREASTRLARDTRRGKLDAAFVALPLDAPGLLVQELPYAEPMLAALPALWPAAKGSPAETPSLRSFNERPLFWFKREANPGFFDYAKTRFAQANFIPCFLEEPAEHDVLLARIAAGEGMGLLPASFAAIRRDGVVFKPLQESDAFHLRLGLVALPDKNQLVQTLATMAPPAWA
- a CDS encoding aldo/keto reductase, with translation MTQHNTAMPVRELGDGFSASAISFGAMGMSEFYGASPDDEACLKVLDHTLELGVSMLDTADMYGRGHNERLIAKFIARHPQEYASGRIRIATKFGIDRDPADSYKRSINNSPDYIRSACDASLKRLCVERIDLYYAHRINTDVDIADTMGVLADLKKQGKIAHIGLCEVSAATLEKAHAVHPVAALQSEYSLWTREMEGSVLPACSRLGIGFVAYSPLGRGFLTGKYASVEQLEAGDFRRANPRFQGENLRNNAKLLPSLQAVAEKQGCTSAQIALAWLLSRYERLVVIPGTRSIGRLEENCRAVQITLPQEDIALLDAAFAAEAVHGERYPQEGMKGANA
- a CDS encoding glycosyltransferase, translated to MSGYIESSIIIPVFNQWEYTRACLEAVAATTAGKACEVIVVDNASSDATPEQCPLLGAQLFGAMFRYQRCEANLNFGPASNLGAKMAQGTFLIFLNNDTVPLPGWYQPLIDDFSAYPDIAATGPVLLYPEDAIFGHTVQHLGVFVSPNLKVGHLYEGIAADCALAKKRRFFQIITAACMVMPRSIFMAAGMFDEHYVNGVEDVDICARLYSQGYRMTVNPDSRVVHHTSQTPGRHKHETENFAHLAQHSLSLLVPDWHLHLKNDGMFLKVGPWQTLQGALPLQQCQQLNRIAAVSARNEIRDLLVRYPLWEEGWQALVRADCDVDAEGSTAVQLAMLKLFPSPEGALGLYLHACMARDRAAASFAFSNLVGFCKEFEEYVTAAKSMHQWCAGIGMDELADQYTAWLEDASKFKVASYMPFMNKFWKIGQQLPLSPGAAWAYTLWRHRSELSQKPSVTAASTCTSLDKNIAFSVLMPVYNPQKEHLVAAIESVLAQQYPHWELCIADDASTDPVVKAVLDHYVSVDSRIRVTCRSENGHIAAATNTALAAAHHPYVALLDQDDLLAPEALRIVAEAIATHPDGLLFYSDEDKVNDDGSAFYPHFKNGKWDWELLYAQNFVNHLGVYRTDRMRDLGGFREGFRGAQDFDMLLRYTAGEDAARFVHIPQVLYHWRAHAGSTATDVRVKSEVEGSAIQAVQGHIESFVAGAVVSTIPNLQFLRLKLPLPEPRPLVSLILDMEESLPLLGAQLSALSARTGYGKYEILALHSETASRPFLAKVQRVLPKNVHLLAHAAGLAQPARLQMGAQHAQGRILGFLSGGVVPLTDGWLEELVSCLCRDGVGAVGGKLLSDRGTMLHGGYLADGSGRLTAIFRGLASEEPSWFGWNMLARTVDALDSLCLFTRAETLNLAGGFDVSMPHTAVWDYCLRLGEQGLRSVWWPFAEFFLPNAVEKTGQKSLSPYDAVVADPAFFARWADRFVPFNKNLVASGPGWTLFTGAAQDQHGGA